The following coding sequences lie in one Monomorium pharaonis isolate MP-MQ-018 chromosome 1, ASM1337386v2, whole genome shotgun sequence genomic window:
- the LOC118647833 gene encoding uncharacterized protein LOC118647833, which produces MFSGDMFLVKDPMLGITLNEAKSLYCLQDKYTQAENATSATMADRRLLDGVFTPKALSICSLSGMPSRGKGKLAYANKSLIKPYLCPKAVTAIIGQLKILDIFSLISMGNKYMSQFKYMYMMPFFFQIKLCNSRT; this is translated from the exons ATGTTCAGTGGAGATATGTTTCTTGTCAAAGATCCTATGTTA ggAATTACTTTAAATGAAGCCAAATCGTTATATTGTTTACAAGACAAATATACTCAAGCAGAAAATGCTACGTCTGCTACAATGGCTGATCGCAGACTCTTAGATGGAGTTTTTACTCCTAAAGCTCTATCTATATGCTCCTTATCAGGGATGCCATCTAGGGGTAAAGGAAAATTAGCATACGCTAACAAATCCTTGATCAAACCATACCTCTGCCCCAAGGCAGTCACCGCTATCATAGGTCAGTTAAAAATTCTTGATATCTTTTCTTTGATTTCAATGGGGAACAAATATATGTCACAgttcaaatatatgtatatgatgcCATTTTTCTTTCAGATAAAGCTTTGCAACTCCAGAACATAA
- the LOC118646855 gene encoding uncharacterized protein LOC118646855: MSEKQLLVEELHAPARRNFSRRRVIVHGYDDLWQADVVEMRPYTRFNRGYHYILTVIDVLSKHAWAVPLKAKSGSEVAIAIAKIIQKDGRCPKNLWINLLPHLMSEYNARKHRTTGMRPIDVTPAIAKKLLTTVYSHIKIAAPARFKVGDSRTNPVTYVLEDSSGKPIAGGFYEYELQRVANPDVYLVEKILRRKGDDIYVKWLGFDGSHNSWIHKDTVI; this comes from the exons ATGTCTGAGAAACAATTGTTGGTTGAGGAGTTGCATGCTccggcgagaagaaatttttctcgaaGACGCGTCATAGTTCACGGATACGATGACCTGTGGCAGGCGGATGTGGTTGAGATGCGTCCTTACACACGATTTAACCGAGGTTATCACTACATACTCACCGTTATCGACGTGCTGAGCAAGCATGCATGGGCTGTGCCGCTGAAGGCCAAGAGCGGTAGCGAAGTTGCTATTGCGATTGCAAAGATAATTCAGAAAGATGGCAGATGtccgaaaaattt ATGGATTAATTTGCTGCCACATCTCATGTCAGAGTACAATGCACGAAAGCATCGAACTACTGGCATGCGACCCATCGATGTTACGCCTGCAATCGCTAAAAAACTCTTAACCACGGTGTATagtcacataaaaattgcGGCACCCGCGCGATTTAAAGTCGGTGACTCG cGTACCAATCCTGTGACATATGTACTGGAAGATTCCTCTGGAAAACCTATCGCTGGAGGATTTTACGAATATGAGCTGCAGCGTGTTGCAAATCCTGACGTGTATctcgttgaaaaaatattgcgcaGAAAAGGAGATGATATTTATGTCAAGTGGCtgggattcgatggatcgCATAATTCATGGATACATAAAGACACTGTTATTTaa
- the LOC118646863 gene encoding uncharacterized protein LOC118646863 — protein sequence MLLGFCEDHRRVVINARHELILIRACNDNNCLVGDPAREPEIELFKVQWQMPHVLLNEINKLAMLRALESGRYLSMAFRSWDLYEFPLLQRTTKHSWAIKTATQLEKLRYIIFALQAGRKNVMLEDTSRFDHCKLTNVKLYLNLECYPYDDMNLDFDKNRWSILYDTYVRFCKTYYGYDYLEPNQTVANFRQKRPFVIIDCSRQNESVKSATVDVRLEFEWKENLPASTTAYCLIIHDCVVQYNPLTNVVRKIT from the coding sequence ATGCTACTGGGATTTTGTGAAGATCACAGACGCGTGGTGATTAACGCTCGTCACGAATTGATTTTGATACGCGCGTGCAACGATAACAATTGTCTAGTTGGCGATCCGGCGCGGGAgccggaaattgaattattcaaagtaCAGTGGCAAATGCCACACGTCCTGCTGAACGAGATAAATAAACTGGCGATGCTGCGTGCTCTGGAAAGCGGACGATACCTGAGCATGGCTTTTCGTTCGTGGGATCTATACGAGTTTCCGCTACTGCAGCGCACGACCAAACATTCGTGGGCCATCAAGACCGCTACTCAGCTCGAGAAGCTGCGGTACATCATCTTTGCTCTGCAGGCTGGTCGGAAGAACGTTATGCTCGAGGATACGAGCCGATTCGATCATTGTAAACTGACGAACGTGAAACTGTATCTAAACTTGGAATGTTATCCGTACGACGATATGAATttggatttcgataaaaacagATGGTCGATTCTCTACGACACATACGTACGTTTCTGTAAAACCTATTACGGATACGATTATCTCGAGCCGAATCAAACTGTTGCGAATTTTCGGCAAAAACGTCCATTCGTAATTATCGATTGTTCTCGACAAAATGAATCGGTCAAGAGCGCAACCGTGGACGTGCGCTTAGAGTTTGAATGGAAAGAAAATTTGCCCGCAAGTACCACCGCGTACTGCCTCATCATACACGATTGCGTGGTTCAGTACAATCCGTTGACAAATGTTGTGCGGAAGATCACCTAA